Proteins encoded together in one Anguilla anguilla isolate fAngAng1 chromosome 9, fAngAng1.pri, whole genome shotgun sequence window:
- the hyou1 gene encoding hypoxia up-regulated protein 1 isoform X1: MRSRRVPGPMEATMRWGSTLWMLFCCLSLLPSPTDSIAVMSVDLGSEWMKIAIVKPGVPMEIVLNKESRRKTPVAVCLKENERLFGDGALGVSVKNPKVVYRYLQDLLGKQKENPLVALYQKRFPEHRLEKEENRGTVVFKNSEEMLYSPEEILGMVLNYSRGLAQDFAEQTIKDAVITVPAFFNQAERRAVLQAAQMAGLKVLQLINDNTAVALNYGVFRRKDINSTAQNVMFYDMGSGSTVATIVTYQTVKTKDSGTQPQLQIRGVGFDRTLGGFEMELRLRDHLAKLFNEQKKTKKDVRENARAMAKLLKEAQRLKTVLSANAEHTAQVEGLLDDIDFKAKVTRSELEVLCGDLFDRVPGPVQEALSSSEMSMDEIEQVILVGGATRVPKVQEALLKAVGKEELGKNINADEAAAMGAVYQAAALSKAFKVKPFLVRDAAMFPIQVEFTRETEEEDGVKSLKHNKRILFQRMAPYPQRKVITFNRYTDDFVFSVNYGDLTFLSAQDLSVFGSLNLTTVKLTGVGSSFKKHGDAESKGIKAHFNMDESGVLTLDRVESVFETVVEEKEEESTLTKLGNTISSLFGGGSSEPSVNASEPVQDEEEVPPETGKEDDQAQKEDIPAQEEKQEAGEKAEGETQDEEKAEGEKADANSDSQDQKEAEKSEEKKPSEEEGKTEEKEDKKAKPQKRTKISDEIGVELQVNDVLNPSPDQIEASNKKLQDLTDRDLEKHEREKALNSLEAFIFETQDKLYQDEYQAVVSEEEKEQITGKLSEASDWMDEEGYSAGTKELKEKLSELKKLCKAMFFRVEERRKWPDRLAALDSMLNHSAFFLKSAKLIPEDDQIFTEVELNTLEKVINETTTWKNETVAEQEKRSSTERPVLLSKDIESKLALLDREVNYLLNKAKFAKPKPKPKPASAEKNGTGTENGKANGTEADAEKVIPPKEAPSPEEAPEAPEEVKPAEEPPTAEDSGKETETDKESERPEGATNTEPSENNKSENHIGDEL; the protein is encoded by the exons ATGAGATCACGCCGCGTTCCGGGCCCTATG GAAGCAACTATGAGGTGGGGCTCAACTCTGTGGATGCTTTTCTGCTGTCTTTCACTTCTCCCATCTCCCACAG ATTCTATAGCTGTGATGTCAGTTGACTTGGGCAGCGAATGGATGAAAATTGCAATTGTGAAGCCCGGTGTGCCAATGGAGATTGTTCTAAACAA GGAGTCCAGAAGGAAAACTCCAGTGGCCGTATGTTTAAAGGAGAATGAGCGCCTGTTTGGAGATGGTGCTCTGGGAGTG TCTGTGAAGAACCCCAAAGTGGTGTACAGGTATCTGCAGGACCTCTTGGGGAAGCAGAAGGAGAACCCTCTGGTGGCGTTGTACCAAAAACGCTTCCCTGAACACCGCTTAGAAAAAGAGGAGAATCGGGGCACGGTTGTCTTCAAGAACTCTGA AGAGATGCTGTATTCACCGGAGGAGATTCTTGGCATGGTTTTGAACTACTCGCGAGGGTTGGCACAGGACTTTGCAG AACAAACCATTAAAGATGCCGTGATCACAGTACCAGCCTTTTTCAATCAGGCAGAGCGTAGGGCAGTCCTGCAGGCGGCCCAGATGGCAGGCCTGAAGGTCCTTCAGCTAATCAACGACAACACAGCTGTCGCTTTGAACTACGGGGTCTTCAGGAGGAAGGACATTAATAGTACAGCTCAG AACGTGATGTTTTATGACATGGGCTCAGGCAGTACAGTGGCCACCATTGTCACATACCAGACTGTGAAGACAAAGGATTCTGGGACACAACCTCAGCTGCAGattcggggggtggg GTTCGACCGCACGCTGGGCGGGTTCGAGATGGAGCTGAGGCTGCGGGACCACCTGGCCAAGCTCTTCAACGAGCAGAAGAAGACCAAGAAGGACGTGCGGGAGAACGCCCGGGCCATGGCCAAGCTCCTCAAAGAGGCTCAGCGGTTAAAGACCGTGCTGAGCGCCAATGCTGAGCACACGGCACAG GTGGAAGGCCTCCTGGATGACATAGACTTCAAGGCGAAGGTGACGCGGTCGGAGTTGGAGGTGCTGTGCGGCGACCTGTTCGACAGGGTTCCGGGCCCCGTCCAGGAAGCACTCAGCTCTTCGGAAATGTCCATG GATGAGATTGAGCAGGTGATCCTGGTTGGAGGGGCGACTCGGGTGCCGAAAGTGCAAGAGGCCCTGCTGAAAGCCGTGGGAAA AGAGGAGCTGGGGAAGAACATCAACGCGGACGAGGCGGCGGCGATGGGCGCGGTTTACCAGGCCGCGGCGCTCAGCAAGGCGTTCAAGGTCAAACCTTTCCTGGTGCGAGACGCCGCCATGTTCCCCATTCAG GTGGAGTTCACTCGGGAGACTGAAGAAGAGGACGGGGTGAAGAGCCTGAAGCACAACAAGCGCATCCTGTTCCAGAGAATGGCGCCCTACCCCCAGAGGAAGGTCATCACCTTCAACCGCTACACTGACGATTTCGTCTTCAGCGTCAACTACGGGGACCTCACGTTCCTCAGCGCGCAAGACCTCAG TGTGTTCGGCTCTCTGAACCTGACGACAGTCAAGCTGACCGGCGTTGGAAGCAGCTTCAAGAAGCACGGGGATGCAGAGTCGAAGGGCATCAAGGCCCATTTCAACATGGACGAGAGCGGCGTGCTGACGCTGGACAGG GTGGAGTCTGTGTTTGAGACCGTCgttgaagagaaagaggaggaatcCACTCTGACAA aacTTGGAAACACCATTTCAAGCCTCTTTGGTGGAGGAAGCTCAGAACCCAGTGTAAATGCATCTGAACCTGTGCAG GATGAGGAAGAGGTCCCACCAGAGACTGGGAAAGAAGACGACCAGGCCCAGAAGGAAGACATACCTGCCcaggaggagaagcaggaggcCGGGGAAAAGGCAGAGGGCGAGACCCAGGACGAGGAGAAGGCAGAGGGCGAGAAAGCTGATGCTAATTCGGACTCCCAG GACCAAAAGGAAGCAGAAAAATCTGAGGAAAAGAAGCCAAGTGAGGAAGAAGGAAAGACTGAGGAAAAGGAGGATAAGAAAGCCAAGCCCCAGAAGAGGACCAAGATTTCAGATGAAATCGGAGTGGAGCTCCAAGTGAATGATGTTCTGAACCCGAGCCCCGATCAGATCGAGGCTTCCAATAAAAA ATTGCAAGACCTCACCGACCGCGATCTGGAGAagcacgagagagagaaggcactGAACAGTCTGGAGGCGTTCATCTTCGAGACGCAG GACAAGCTGTACCAGGACGAGTATCAGGCCGTGGTCTCCGAAGAGGAGAAGGAACAGATCACGGGCAAGCTGAGCGAGGCCTCCGATTGGATGGACGAGGAGGGCTACTCCGCGGGCACCAAAGAGCTGAAGGAGAAGCTGTCGGAGCTGAAGAAGCTGTGCAAGGCCATGTTCTTCAGGGTGGAGGAGCGCAGGAAATGGCCAGACCGCCTGGCCGCCCTCGACAGCATGCTCAACCATTCCGCCTTCTTCCTCAA GAGTGCCAAACTCATTCCAGAAGATGACCAAATCTTTACTGAGGTGGAGCTAAACACTTTGGAAAAAGTCATAAATGAGACCACG ACGTGGAAGAACGAGACGGTGGCCGAGCAGGAGAAGCGGTCGTCCACGGAGAGGCCCGTCCTGCTGTCCAAAGACATCGAATCCAAGCTGGCGCTGCTGGACCGCGAGGTCAACTACCTGCTCAACAAGGCCAAGTTTGCCAAGCCTaagcccaaacccaaacccgCGTCCGCGGAGAAGAACGGCACCGGAACGGAGAACGGCAAGGCCAACGGCACCGAGGCGGACGCCGAGAAAGTCATCCCACCCAAGGAGGCGCCTTCTCCTGAGGAAGCCCCAG AAGCACCTGAGGAGGTGAAGCCGGCTGAAGAGCCGCCCACTgctgaggattctgggaaagaGACCGAGACGGACAAAGAATCGGAGCGCCCAGAAGGAGCAACAAACACGG AACCATCTGAGAACAATAAATCAGAAAATCATATAGGGGATGAATTATAA
- the hyou1 gene encoding hypoxia up-regulated protein 1 isoform X2, with product MRWGSTLWMLFCCLSLLPSPTDSIAVMSVDLGSEWMKIAIVKPGVPMEIVLNKESRRKTPVAVCLKENERLFGDGALGVSVKNPKVVYRYLQDLLGKQKENPLVALYQKRFPEHRLEKEENRGTVVFKNSEEMLYSPEEILGMVLNYSRGLAQDFAEQTIKDAVITVPAFFNQAERRAVLQAAQMAGLKVLQLINDNTAVALNYGVFRRKDINSTAQNVMFYDMGSGSTVATIVTYQTVKTKDSGTQPQLQIRGVGFDRTLGGFEMELRLRDHLAKLFNEQKKTKKDVRENARAMAKLLKEAQRLKTVLSANAEHTAQVEGLLDDIDFKAKVTRSELEVLCGDLFDRVPGPVQEALSSSEMSMDEIEQVILVGGATRVPKVQEALLKAVGKEELGKNINADEAAAMGAVYQAAALSKAFKVKPFLVRDAAMFPIQVEFTRETEEEDGVKSLKHNKRILFQRMAPYPQRKVITFNRYTDDFVFSVNYGDLTFLSAQDLSVFGSLNLTTVKLTGVGSSFKKHGDAESKGIKAHFNMDESGVLTLDRVESVFETVVEEKEEESTLTKLGNTISSLFGGGSSEPSVNASEPVQDEEEVPPETGKEDDQAQKEDIPAQEEKQEAGEKAEGETQDEEKAEGEKADANSDSQDQKEAEKSEEKKPSEEEGKTEEKEDKKAKPQKRTKISDEIGVELQVNDVLNPSPDQIEASNKKLQDLTDRDLEKHEREKALNSLEAFIFETQDKLYQDEYQAVVSEEEKEQITGKLSEASDWMDEEGYSAGTKELKEKLSELKKLCKAMFFRVEERRKWPDRLAALDSMLNHSAFFLKSAKLIPEDDQIFTEVELNTLEKVINETTTWKNETVAEQEKRSSTERPVLLSKDIESKLALLDREVNYLLNKAKFAKPKPKPKPASAEKNGTGTENGKANGTEADAEKVIPPKEAPSPEEAPEAPEEVKPAEEPPTAEDSGKETETDKESERPEGATNTEPSENNKSENHIGDEL from the exons ATGAGGTGGGGCTCAACTCTGTGGATGCTTTTCTGCTGTCTTTCACTTCTCCCATCTCCCACAG ATTCTATAGCTGTGATGTCAGTTGACTTGGGCAGCGAATGGATGAAAATTGCAATTGTGAAGCCCGGTGTGCCAATGGAGATTGTTCTAAACAA GGAGTCCAGAAGGAAAACTCCAGTGGCCGTATGTTTAAAGGAGAATGAGCGCCTGTTTGGAGATGGTGCTCTGGGAGTG TCTGTGAAGAACCCCAAAGTGGTGTACAGGTATCTGCAGGACCTCTTGGGGAAGCAGAAGGAGAACCCTCTGGTGGCGTTGTACCAAAAACGCTTCCCTGAACACCGCTTAGAAAAAGAGGAGAATCGGGGCACGGTTGTCTTCAAGAACTCTGA AGAGATGCTGTATTCACCGGAGGAGATTCTTGGCATGGTTTTGAACTACTCGCGAGGGTTGGCACAGGACTTTGCAG AACAAACCATTAAAGATGCCGTGATCACAGTACCAGCCTTTTTCAATCAGGCAGAGCGTAGGGCAGTCCTGCAGGCGGCCCAGATGGCAGGCCTGAAGGTCCTTCAGCTAATCAACGACAACACAGCTGTCGCTTTGAACTACGGGGTCTTCAGGAGGAAGGACATTAATAGTACAGCTCAG AACGTGATGTTTTATGACATGGGCTCAGGCAGTACAGTGGCCACCATTGTCACATACCAGACTGTGAAGACAAAGGATTCTGGGACACAACCTCAGCTGCAGattcggggggtggg GTTCGACCGCACGCTGGGCGGGTTCGAGATGGAGCTGAGGCTGCGGGACCACCTGGCCAAGCTCTTCAACGAGCAGAAGAAGACCAAGAAGGACGTGCGGGAGAACGCCCGGGCCATGGCCAAGCTCCTCAAAGAGGCTCAGCGGTTAAAGACCGTGCTGAGCGCCAATGCTGAGCACACGGCACAG GTGGAAGGCCTCCTGGATGACATAGACTTCAAGGCGAAGGTGACGCGGTCGGAGTTGGAGGTGCTGTGCGGCGACCTGTTCGACAGGGTTCCGGGCCCCGTCCAGGAAGCACTCAGCTCTTCGGAAATGTCCATG GATGAGATTGAGCAGGTGATCCTGGTTGGAGGGGCGACTCGGGTGCCGAAAGTGCAAGAGGCCCTGCTGAAAGCCGTGGGAAA AGAGGAGCTGGGGAAGAACATCAACGCGGACGAGGCGGCGGCGATGGGCGCGGTTTACCAGGCCGCGGCGCTCAGCAAGGCGTTCAAGGTCAAACCTTTCCTGGTGCGAGACGCCGCCATGTTCCCCATTCAG GTGGAGTTCACTCGGGAGACTGAAGAAGAGGACGGGGTGAAGAGCCTGAAGCACAACAAGCGCATCCTGTTCCAGAGAATGGCGCCCTACCCCCAGAGGAAGGTCATCACCTTCAACCGCTACACTGACGATTTCGTCTTCAGCGTCAACTACGGGGACCTCACGTTCCTCAGCGCGCAAGACCTCAG TGTGTTCGGCTCTCTGAACCTGACGACAGTCAAGCTGACCGGCGTTGGAAGCAGCTTCAAGAAGCACGGGGATGCAGAGTCGAAGGGCATCAAGGCCCATTTCAACATGGACGAGAGCGGCGTGCTGACGCTGGACAGG GTGGAGTCTGTGTTTGAGACCGTCgttgaagagaaagaggaggaatcCACTCTGACAA aacTTGGAAACACCATTTCAAGCCTCTTTGGTGGAGGAAGCTCAGAACCCAGTGTAAATGCATCTGAACCTGTGCAG GATGAGGAAGAGGTCCCACCAGAGACTGGGAAAGAAGACGACCAGGCCCAGAAGGAAGACATACCTGCCcaggaggagaagcaggaggcCGGGGAAAAGGCAGAGGGCGAGACCCAGGACGAGGAGAAGGCAGAGGGCGAGAAAGCTGATGCTAATTCGGACTCCCAG GACCAAAAGGAAGCAGAAAAATCTGAGGAAAAGAAGCCAAGTGAGGAAGAAGGAAAGACTGAGGAAAAGGAGGATAAGAAAGCCAAGCCCCAGAAGAGGACCAAGATTTCAGATGAAATCGGAGTGGAGCTCCAAGTGAATGATGTTCTGAACCCGAGCCCCGATCAGATCGAGGCTTCCAATAAAAA ATTGCAAGACCTCACCGACCGCGATCTGGAGAagcacgagagagagaaggcactGAACAGTCTGGAGGCGTTCATCTTCGAGACGCAG GACAAGCTGTACCAGGACGAGTATCAGGCCGTGGTCTCCGAAGAGGAGAAGGAACAGATCACGGGCAAGCTGAGCGAGGCCTCCGATTGGATGGACGAGGAGGGCTACTCCGCGGGCACCAAAGAGCTGAAGGAGAAGCTGTCGGAGCTGAAGAAGCTGTGCAAGGCCATGTTCTTCAGGGTGGAGGAGCGCAGGAAATGGCCAGACCGCCTGGCCGCCCTCGACAGCATGCTCAACCATTCCGCCTTCTTCCTCAA GAGTGCCAAACTCATTCCAGAAGATGACCAAATCTTTACTGAGGTGGAGCTAAACACTTTGGAAAAAGTCATAAATGAGACCACG ACGTGGAAGAACGAGACGGTGGCCGAGCAGGAGAAGCGGTCGTCCACGGAGAGGCCCGTCCTGCTGTCCAAAGACATCGAATCCAAGCTGGCGCTGCTGGACCGCGAGGTCAACTACCTGCTCAACAAGGCCAAGTTTGCCAAGCCTaagcccaaacccaaacccgCGTCCGCGGAGAAGAACGGCACCGGAACGGAGAACGGCAAGGCCAACGGCACCGAGGCGGACGCCGAGAAAGTCATCCCACCCAAGGAGGCGCCTTCTCCTGAGGAAGCCCCAG AAGCACCTGAGGAGGTGAAGCCGGCTGAAGAGCCGCCCACTgctgaggattctgggaaagaGACCGAGACGGACAAAGAATCGGAGCGCCCAGAAGGAGCAACAAACACGG AACCATCTGAGAACAATAAATCAGAAAATCATATAGGGGATGAATTATAA